A genome region from Myripristis murdjan chromosome 16, fMyrMur1.1, whole genome shotgun sequence includes the following:
- the LOC115373579 gene encoding titin-like isoform X3 has protein sequence MQCTVTLLDDAQFECELDKHAKGQELFMQVCDHLNLLEKDYFGLANWETPTSKTWLDPSKEIRKQVPGAVYEFTFNVKFYPPDPAQLTEDLTRYYLCLQLRKDIIRGTLPCSFVTLSLLGSYTAQSELGEYDPEIHGTDYVKELNLATGQTQELEEKVMELHRTYRSMSPAQADMLFLENAKKLAMYGVDLHQAKDLEGVDIMLGVCSSGLMVYKDKLRINRFPWPKVLKISYKRSSFFIKIRPSEQEQYESTIGFKLPNYKASKKLWKVCVEHHTFFRVSTVEPPSSRRFLALGSKFRYSGRTQAQTRQASAEIVRPAPRFTRSASKRLSRNLDGAGDDTLQSLQKLSVSNRSEVDDWFMMLESDKPEPFPELSASGESLQTFKQSWEEGQSIQTSTATWQETETDQAGSYTFTQTFSQSQQGLTSDEQQQGRTEDEWSVLLHRNPSLPFVPPFDSVKKTAKPRYAKKSSGAMDRLLQPVLKQQDDWFQHFDRTLTIPSLEYVSRPSFSVPVQPEPQETDEQGTVVVEQKETTEEVIMKLQETVTVVDRLKEAEVLEKKLREVRFLEERLQEVDELADKIQEAIEEELGKEEVDKLWQEEREKEKEVKHVRFIAKEKSLKKVETKDEGEVDELEEQIKEVFLKGLLPEEEESMVQEKSEKEVIDENLKDDGLRERLRQIEREWQEEIEEKLKSESEDATTTTTTIISVVPVQRVERRTKKRVTIVEERWQQQRDTEEEQLPPILISGERSEKEEIWRETEYLEERIEREVVEGRQAEGLKDVWFILFDRSPYEAVVRPSVTMMERAQVELKERFTSKTEITTVEEKRDVIVEQTEIREEEPTPAPEIPPSQTFREIEDDWFVLLDVVPREMAYVPPVLLKEGDQMDTERVTSEADITAEREERREIIVEELKTRAEEPRQLQEITRQPVPEREDDWFVLLDVVPRETSYVPPAAVVEHVQVSQEERVTLVEITTVELREKRMEVVVEDIEMKQDLSPKQEMVPPPPPPPVRERDDDWFVLLDVPPRISTFVPPVTREEYVQVYPEESVSAVVEVKTETRQEVIVEEIMVQKGEVKRQITPQQQISPPVTERDDDWFVLLDVVPREVSYSPPVSQAVPFQVYPDVLQPVTEVKIIEQKPALVVLEQISQQPAQPLRERDDDWFALFDAVREETIIVPPVVPVKTVEDVRKTFVAEVTTTETRAWKSMIISVDSRQEETRRSETKMVQIAPLSEREDDWFVLFDIIREKPVVVPPVVSVERVQDVVAVLKPKQEVLVEVVRQPQVVVEIKPPQPRKVDDDWFVLLDVPAKTPVAVAEPYRMYPEVRPPKEFAAIEVRAQKRVTIVEERWQQEMILQQRLPQQLREVEDDWFILLDVAPKKSVAVRERAPFYSDIRREVRVPATEAKTKIVIPERRPLFEERILEERRPFTRRDVTDDWYILLDVDLKESVVGMQKGTRPVSAPVFSQAALAEAGIPVALDQPQTSTPIKTSRKEERKLEVTVETVEPPKTETAAEVKPAVGRDQREVASTLVPTINGHIQLQSEETSTEAVRMRKKRAKKIEGDSIYIRHSILMLEEFDKPQEDLLRHHASISELKRNFMESVPEARPSEWDKRLSTHSPFRTLGINGQPLPSADGRLGISAVRDGSDTEAAHEETSSSLGFSDIPSPAVSRKSEPDSVEAHDGPDVGESCDQEESIVSETSLVPIVEVEMAKMPPSHHPCSLAVDETQLKEEQEEEASYPGLEYSGTIVGSSPASYFMSGGPHVIRCFQPPLVQTQTVTITAISNSLSSDISTTEVPIVPTKTITYESSKATVDEADGTKDGATLSSTRTSTSESTSGTTVTTTTTHISKVVKGGSSETRVEKRIVITADSEADQDQGNGGGASAK, from the exons atgCAGTGCACAGTCACCTTACTGGATGACGCTCAGTTTGAGTGTGAACTTGAT AAACATGCAAAAGGCCAAGAACTGTTTATGCAGGTGTGTGACCACCTCAACCTGTTGGAGAAAGATTACTTTGGCCTGGCCAACTGGGAAACCCCAACCAGCAAG ACATGGTTGGATCCCTCCAAAGAGATTCGGAAACAGGTTCCAGGCGCTGTCTATGAGTTTACATTCAATGTGAAGTTCTACCCCCCTGATCCAGCGCAGCTCACTGAAGACCTCACCAG GTACTATCTGTGTCTGCAGCTGAGGAAGGACATCATTCGTGGCACCCTGCCCTGTTCCTTTGTCACACTGTCCCTGCTGGGCTCCTACACTGCCCAGTCAGAGCTGGGTGAGTACGACCCAGAGATCCATGGAACGGACTATGTCAAGGAGCTGAACCTTGCCACTGGGCAGACTCAAGAGCTTGAAGAAAAGGTGATGGAGCTGCATCGCACATACAG gtcaATGAGTCCAGCCCAAGCAGATATGTTGTTTCTGGAAAATGCCAAGAAACTTGCCATGTATGGAGTGGACCTACATCAAGCCAAG GATCTGGAGGGAGTTGACATTATGTTGGGGGTTTGCTCTAGTGGTCTGATGGTTTACAAGGACAAGCTGAGGATCAACCGCTTCCCTTGGCCCAAAGTACTTAAGATCTCTTACAAGCGCAGCAGCTTCTTCATCAAGATCCGACCATCAGAG CAAGAGCAGTATGAGAGTACAATTGGCTTCAAACTGCCCAACTACAAAGCCTCTAAGAAGTTGTGGAAAGTTTGTGTTGAACACCATACCTTCTTCAG GGTTTCAACAGTAGAGCCCCCCTCTTCACGTCGCTTCCTTGCCCTGGGCTCTAAGTTCCGGTACAGCGGGAGAACCCAGGCCCAGACCCGCCAGGCCAGCGCCGAGATTGTCCGCCCAGCTCCTCGCTTCACACGCTCTGCCAGCAAGAGGCTGTCCCGTAACTTAGATGGAG CTGGAGATGATACTCTCCAGTCCCTGCAAAAGCTCTCAGTCTCAAACAGGTCTGAGGTTGATGATTGGTTCATGATGCTGGAATCTGACAAGCCGGAGCCTTTTCCAGAACTGTCAG CCAGTGGGGAGTCCttacagacatttaaacagtcctGGGAGGAGGGGCAGTCTATTCAGACATCAACAGCAACCTGGCAGGAAACTGAGACTGACCAGGCTGGCTCTTATACCTTCACCCAGactttcagtcagtcacagCAGGGACTGACATCTGATGAGCAACAGCAGGGGAGAACAGAGGATGAGTGGTCTGTCCTGCTCCATCGTAATCCTTCTCTTCCCTTTGTGCCACCCTTTgatagtgtaaaaaaaacag CTAAGCCCAGGTATGCAAAAAAGAGCTCTGGAGCTATGGACCGGTTATTACAGCCAGTGCTCAAACAGCAAGATGATTGGTTCCAGCACTTCGACCGCACCCTCACCATACCCTCACTTGAGTATGTCAGCAGACCTTCAT TCTCTGTCCCAGTCCAGCCTGAGCCCCAGGAGACGGATGAGCAAGGAACAGTTGTGGTAGAACAGAAAGAGACCACTGAGGAAGTCATTATGAAGCTACAGGAAACAGTGACCGTGGTAGACAGACTGAAAGAGGCAGAGGTTTTGGAAAAGAAGCTGAGGGAAGTGAGGTTTTTAGAGGAGAGGCTCCAGGAAGTGGACGAGCTGGCAGACAAAATCCAGGAAGCAATAGAAGAGGAATTGGGGAAAGAGGAAGTAGATAAACTGTggcaggaagaaagagagaaggagaaagaagtgaaacatgTCAGATTCATAGCAAAGGAAAAATCACTGAAGAAGGTTGAGACAAAGGATGAAGGTGAAGTAGATGAGTTGGAGGAGCAAATAAAGGAGGTGTTTTTAAAGGGCTTGCTgcctgaggaggaagaaagcaTGGTCCaggaaaagagtgagaaagaggtGATAGATGAGAATCTGAAAGATGATGGGTTAAGAGAGAGGCTACGCCAGATAGAAAGGGAATGGCAAGAAGAGATCGAGGAGAAGTTAAAGTCTGAATCTGAAgatgccaccaccaccaccacaaccatcATCTCTGTAGTGCCAGTCCAAAGGGTGGAGAGAAGAACTAAAAAGAGAGTGACCATTGTAGAAGAAAGATGGCAGCAACAGAGGGATACAGAAGAGGAGCAGTTACCGCCTATTCTGATATCAGGGGAGAGGTCAGAAAAAGAGGAGATATGGCGCGAGACAGAATATCTTGAGGAGAGAATTGAGAGAGAAGTTGTAGAGGGGCGTCAGGCTGAGGGTCTTAAGGATGTCTGGTTCATACTTTTTGACCGCTCTCCATATGAGGCTGTTGTGAGACCATCAG TTACCATGATGGAGCGTGCTCAGGTGGAGTTAAAAGAACGTTTTACCTCAAAGACTGAAATTACAACAGTTGAGGAGAAAAGAGACGTCATTGTTGAGCAGACAGAAATAAGGGAAGAGGAACCAACACCAGCCCCAGAAATCCCACCATCGCAGACCTTCAGAGAAATAGAGGATGACTGGTTTGTGTTGCTGGATGTTGTTCCCAGGGAAATGGCTTATGTGCCACCAG TGCTCTTAAAAGAAGGTGACCAGATGGATACAGAACGTGTCACCTCTGAGGCAGATATTAcagcggagagagaggagagaagggaaatCATAGTTGAAGAGCTCAAGACAAGAGCAGAGGAACCAAGACAGTTACAGGAGATCACACGACAGCCAgtgccagagagagaagatgattGGTTTGTGTTGTTGGATGTTGTTCCCAGAGAAACATCTTATGTACCACCAG CTGCTGTTGTGGAGCATGTTCAAGTATCTCAAGAAGAGCGTGTCACTCTGGTCGAAATAACAACAGTtgaactgagagaaaaaagaatggAGGTTGTAGTCGAAGACATAGAAATGAAACAAGATCTAAGTCCCAAGCAAGAAATggtaccaccaccaccaccaccacctgtgagagagagagatgatgactGGTTTGTGCTACTGGATGTTCCCCCTAGAATTTCAACATTTGTACCACCAG TCACCAGGGAGGAATATGTTCAGGTTTATCCAGAAGAAAGCGTTTCTGCTGTGGTTGAAGTGAAAACAGAGACCAGGCAGGAGGTCATAGTTGAAGAGATCATGGTGCAGAAAGGGGAGGTCAAGAGGCAGATTACTCCACAGCAGCAAATATCCCCACcagtgacagaaagagatgATGACTGGTTTGTGCTGCTGGATGTTGTTCCCAGAGAAGTTTCCTATTCACCCCCAG TTTCTCAAGCAGTACCGTTCCAAGTTTATCCAGATGTCCTCCAACCTGTAACTGAAGTGAAAATCATAGAGCAGAAACCGGCGCTTGTTGTGCTGGAGCAGATTAGCCAGCAGCCTGCGCAGCCACTGCGTGAGAGAGATGATGACTGGTTTGCGCTGTTTGATGCTGTACGTGAGGAGACCATCATAGTACCACCAG TTGTTCCTGTTAAAACTGTTGAGGATGTGAGAAAGACCTTTGTGGCTGAAGTGACCACCACTGAGACTAGAGCATGGAAGAGCATGATAATTAGTGTGGACAGCAGGCAAGAAGAGACACGTCGATCTGAAACTAAAATGGTGCAAATTGCACCATtgtcagagagagaagatgattGGTTTGTCCTGTTTGACATCATCCGTGAAAAGCCTGTTGTCGTTCCACCAG TTGTTTCGGTTGAGCGTGTTCAAGATGTGGTGGCAGTCCTCAAGCCAAAACAAGAAGTCCTTGTAGAAGTTGTGAGACAGCCTCAGGTGGTAGTGGAGATAAAACCACCACAACCAAGAAAGGTGGATGATGACTGGTTTGTGCTCCTAGATGTTCCAGCTAAAACACCAG TGGCTGTGGCTGAACCATACCGTATGTATCCTGAGGTAAGGCCCCCTAAAGAGTTTGCAGCCATAGAGGTGAGAGCACAGAAGAGAGTTACTATAGTGGAGGAGAGGTGGCAACAGGAAATGATACTACAGCAGAGGCTACCTCAACAACTGAGAGAGGTGGAAGATGATTGGTTCATCCTTCTTGATGTGGCCCCTAAGAAATCAG TTGCTGTCCGTGAGCGCGCCCCGTTCTACTCTGACATAAGACGTGAGGTCAGAGTTCCAGCCACTGAGGCCAAAACCAAGATTGTTATTCCAGAGAGGAGACCACTGTTTGAGGAAAGGATCCTGGAGGAGAGACGTCCGTTTACACGTAGAGATGTCACAGATGATTGGTACATTCTGCTAGATGTTGACCTCAAGGAGTCAG TGGTGGGCATGCAGAAGGGCACCCGTCCAGTCAGCGCTCCAGTCTTCTCCCAGGCTGCCCTGGCAGAGGCAGGTATCCCTGTGGCCCTCGACCAACCCCAGACCTCCACTCCTATAAAGACCAGCCGCAAGGAGGAAAGAAAGCTGGAGGTCACTGTGGAAACTGTGGAGCCCCCAAAAACCGAGACTGCGGCTGAGGTCAAG CCAGCAGTGGGGAGGGACCAGAGAGAAGTAGCCTCTACACTGGTACCCACCATCAATGGGCACATTCAGCTTCAG TCTGAGGAGACGAGCACGGAGGCGGTGCGAATGCGCAAG aAAAGAGCTAAGAAAATTGAGGGTGACTCAATTTATATCAGACATAGCATTTTAATGTTGGAG GAGTTTGATAAGCCTCAGGAGGACCTGCTCAGGCATCATGCCAGTATCAGTGAGCTGAAGAGGAACTTCATGGAATCCGTCCCGGAGGCCAGGCCTAGCGAGTGGGATAAGCGCCTGTCCACACATTCTCCATTCCGCACCCTGGGGATCAACGGCCAGCCGCTGCCCAGTGCAGATGGG CGTTTGGGCATAAGCGCCGTAAGGGATGGTTCAGATACTGAGGCTGCGCATGAGGAAACCAGCAGCAGTTTGGGCTTTTCAGACATACCCAGTCCCGCTGTGAGCCGAAAAAGTGAGCCTGATAGTGTTGAAGCCCACGATGGCCCTGATGTGGGAGAGTCATGTGATCAGGAAGAGAGTATAGTTTCTGAGACCTCCTTGGTGCCCATCGTAGAGGTGGAGATGGCAAAAATGCCTCCCTCCCATCACCCCTGCAGTCTGGCTGTAGATGAGACCCAGttgaaggaggagcaggaggaagaagcTTCATATCCCGGGTTGGAGTACTCTGGGACGATAGTTGGATCTTCCCCAGCCTCCTATTTCATGAGCGGTGGTCCCCATGTCATACGCTGCTTCCAG CCCCCTCTGGTGCAGACCCAGACAGTCACCATCACAGCTATCTCCAACTCCTTATCCAGTGACATCTCCACCACAGAAGTCCCTATCGTCCCGACCAAGACCATCACCTATGAGTCTTCAAAG GCAACAGTTGATGAGGCAGATGGGACCAAGGATGGCGCAACTCTGTCCAGCACCCGGACCTCTACCTCAGAAAGTACCAGTGGCACCACAgtcaccaccactaccactcaCATCTCCAAG GTAGTGAAAGGCGGATCTTCAGAGACTCGCGTAGAGAAGAGAATTGTCATAACAGCTGACTCTGAAGCTGACCAAGACCAG ggTAATGGCGGCGGTGCATCAGCAAAGTAA
- the LOC115373579 gene encoding titin-like isoform X7 produces the protein MQCTVTLLDDAQFECELDKHAKGQELFMQVCDHLNLLEKDYFGLANWETPTSKTWLDPSKEIRKQVPGAVYEFTFNVKFYPPDPAQLTEDLTRYYLCLQLRKDIIRGTLPCSFVTLSLLGSYTAQSELGEYDPEIHGTDYVKELNLATGQTQELEEKVMELHRTYRSMSPAQADMLFLENAKKLAMYGVDLHQAKDLEGVDIMLGVCSSGLMVYKDKLRINRFPWPKVLKISYKRSSFFIKIRPSEQEQYESTIGFKLPNYKASKKLWKVCVEHHTFFRVSTVEPPSSRRFLALGSKFRYSGRTQAQTRQASAEIVRPAPRFTRSASKRLSRNLDGAGDDTLQSLQKLSVSNRSEVDDWFMMLESDKPEPFPELSASGESLQTFKQSWEEGQSIQTSTATWQETETDQAGSYTFTQTFSQSQQGLTSDEQQQGRTEDEWSVLLHRNPSLPFVPPFDSVKKTAKPRYAKKSSGAMDRLLQPVLKQQDDWFQHFDRTLTIPSLEYVSRPSFSVPVQPEPQETDEQGTVVVEQKETTEEVIMKLQETVTVVDRLKEAEVLEKKLREVRFLEERLQEVDELADKIQEAIEEELGKEEVDKLWQEEREKEKEVKHVRFIAKEKSLKKVETKDEGEVDELEEQIKEVFLKGLLPEEEESMVQEKSEKEVIDENLKDDGLRERLRQIEREWQEEIEEKLKSESEDATTTTTTIISVVPVQRVERRTKKRVTIVEERWQQQRDTEEEQLPPILISGERSEKEEIWRETEYLEERIEREVVEGRQAEGLKDVWFILFDRSPYEAVVRPSVTMMERAQVELKERFTSKTEITTVEEKRDVIVEQTEIREEEPTPAPEIPPSQTFREIEDDWFVLLDVVPREMAYVPPVLLKEGDQMDTERVTSEADITAEREERREIIVEELKTRAEEPRQLQEITRQPVPEREDDWFVLLDVVPRETSYVPPAAVVEHVQVSQEERVTLVEITTVELREKRMEVVVEDIEMKQDLSPKQEMVPPPPPPPVRERDDDWFVLLDVPPRISTFVPPVTREEYVQVYPEESVSAVVEVKTETRQEVIVEEIMVQKGEVKRQITPQQQISPPVTERDDDWFVLLDVVPREVSYSPPVSQAVPFQVYPDVLQPVTEVKIIEQKPALVVLEQISQQPAQPLRERDDDWFALFDAVREETIIVPPVVPVKTVEDVRKTFVAEVTTTETRAWKSMIISVDSRQEETRRSETKMVQIAPLSEREDDWFVLFDIIREKPVVVPPVVSVERVQDVVAVLKPKQEVLVEVVRQPQVVVEIKPPQPRKVDDDWFVLLDVPAKTPVAVAEPYRMYPEVRPPKEFAAIEVRAQKRVTIVEERWQQEMILQQRLPQQLREVEDDWFILLDVAPKKSVAVRERAPFYSDIRREVRVPATEAKTKIVIPERRPLFEERILEERRPFTRRDVTDDWYILLDVDLKESVVGMQKGTRPVSAPVFSQAALAEAGIPVALDQPQTSTPIKTSRKEERKLEVTVETVEPPKTETAAEVKPAVGRDQREVASTLVPTINGHIQLQSEETSTEAVRMRKKRAKKIEGDSIYIRHSILMLEEFDKPQEDLLRHHASISELKRNFMESVPEARPSEWDKRLSTHSPFRTLGINGQPLPSADGPPLVQTQTVTITAISNSLSSDISTTEVPIVPTKTITYESSKATVDEADGTKDGATLSSTRTSTSESTSGTTVTTTTTHISKVVKGGSSETRVEKRIVITADSEADQDQGNGGGASAK, from the exons atgCAGTGCACAGTCACCTTACTGGATGACGCTCAGTTTGAGTGTGAACTTGAT AAACATGCAAAAGGCCAAGAACTGTTTATGCAGGTGTGTGACCACCTCAACCTGTTGGAGAAAGATTACTTTGGCCTGGCCAACTGGGAAACCCCAACCAGCAAG ACATGGTTGGATCCCTCCAAAGAGATTCGGAAACAGGTTCCAGGCGCTGTCTATGAGTTTACATTCAATGTGAAGTTCTACCCCCCTGATCCAGCGCAGCTCACTGAAGACCTCACCAG GTACTATCTGTGTCTGCAGCTGAGGAAGGACATCATTCGTGGCACCCTGCCCTGTTCCTTTGTCACACTGTCCCTGCTGGGCTCCTACACTGCCCAGTCAGAGCTGGGTGAGTACGACCCAGAGATCCATGGAACGGACTATGTCAAGGAGCTGAACCTTGCCACTGGGCAGACTCAAGAGCTTGAAGAAAAGGTGATGGAGCTGCATCGCACATACAG gtcaATGAGTCCAGCCCAAGCAGATATGTTGTTTCTGGAAAATGCCAAGAAACTTGCCATGTATGGAGTGGACCTACATCAAGCCAAG GATCTGGAGGGAGTTGACATTATGTTGGGGGTTTGCTCTAGTGGTCTGATGGTTTACAAGGACAAGCTGAGGATCAACCGCTTCCCTTGGCCCAAAGTACTTAAGATCTCTTACAAGCGCAGCAGCTTCTTCATCAAGATCCGACCATCAGAG CAAGAGCAGTATGAGAGTACAATTGGCTTCAAACTGCCCAACTACAAAGCCTCTAAGAAGTTGTGGAAAGTTTGTGTTGAACACCATACCTTCTTCAG GGTTTCAACAGTAGAGCCCCCCTCTTCACGTCGCTTCCTTGCCCTGGGCTCTAAGTTCCGGTACAGCGGGAGAACCCAGGCCCAGACCCGCCAGGCCAGCGCCGAGATTGTCCGCCCAGCTCCTCGCTTCACACGCTCTGCCAGCAAGAGGCTGTCCCGTAACTTAGATGGAG CTGGAGATGATACTCTCCAGTCCCTGCAAAAGCTCTCAGTCTCAAACAGGTCTGAGGTTGATGATTGGTTCATGATGCTGGAATCTGACAAGCCGGAGCCTTTTCCAGAACTGTCAG CCAGTGGGGAGTCCttacagacatttaaacagtcctGGGAGGAGGGGCAGTCTATTCAGACATCAACAGCAACCTGGCAGGAAACTGAGACTGACCAGGCTGGCTCTTATACCTTCACCCAGactttcagtcagtcacagCAGGGACTGACATCTGATGAGCAACAGCAGGGGAGAACAGAGGATGAGTGGTCTGTCCTGCTCCATCGTAATCCTTCTCTTCCCTTTGTGCCACCCTTTgatagtgtaaaaaaaacag CTAAGCCCAGGTATGCAAAAAAGAGCTCTGGAGCTATGGACCGGTTATTACAGCCAGTGCTCAAACAGCAAGATGATTGGTTCCAGCACTTCGACCGCACCCTCACCATACCCTCACTTGAGTATGTCAGCAGACCTTCAT TCTCTGTCCCAGTCCAGCCTGAGCCCCAGGAGACGGATGAGCAAGGAACAGTTGTGGTAGAACAGAAAGAGACCACTGAGGAAGTCATTATGAAGCTACAGGAAACAGTGACCGTGGTAGACAGACTGAAAGAGGCAGAGGTTTTGGAAAAGAAGCTGAGGGAAGTGAGGTTTTTAGAGGAGAGGCTCCAGGAAGTGGACGAGCTGGCAGACAAAATCCAGGAAGCAATAGAAGAGGAATTGGGGAAAGAGGAAGTAGATAAACTGTggcaggaagaaagagagaaggagaaagaagtgaaacatgTCAGATTCATAGCAAAGGAAAAATCACTGAAGAAGGTTGAGACAAAGGATGAAGGTGAAGTAGATGAGTTGGAGGAGCAAATAAAGGAGGTGTTTTTAAAGGGCTTGCTgcctgaggaggaagaaagcaTGGTCCaggaaaagagtgagaaagaggtGATAGATGAGAATCTGAAAGATGATGGGTTAAGAGAGAGGCTACGCCAGATAGAAAGGGAATGGCAAGAAGAGATCGAGGAGAAGTTAAAGTCTGAATCTGAAgatgccaccaccaccaccacaaccatcATCTCTGTAGTGCCAGTCCAAAGGGTGGAGAGAAGAACTAAAAAGAGAGTGACCATTGTAGAAGAAAGATGGCAGCAACAGAGGGATACAGAAGAGGAGCAGTTACCGCCTATTCTGATATCAGGGGAGAGGTCAGAAAAAGAGGAGATATGGCGCGAGACAGAATATCTTGAGGAGAGAATTGAGAGAGAAGTTGTAGAGGGGCGTCAGGCTGAGGGTCTTAAGGATGTCTGGTTCATACTTTTTGACCGCTCTCCATATGAGGCTGTTGTGAGACCATCAG TTACCATGATGGAGCGTGCTCAGGTGGAGTTAAAAGAACGTTTTACCTCAAAGACTGAAATTACAACAGTTGAGGAGAAAAGAGACGTCATTGTTGAGCAGACAGAAATAAGGGAAGAGGAACCAACACCAGCCCCAGAAATCCCACCATCGCAGACCTTCAGAGAAATAGAGGATGACTGGTTTGTGTTGCTGGATGTTGTTCCCAGGGAAATGGCTTATGTGCCACCAG TGCTCTTAAAAGAAGGTGACCAGATGGATACAGAACGTGTCACCTCTGAGGCAGATATTAcagcggagagagaggagagaagggaaatCATAGTTGAAGAGCTCAAGACAAGAGCAGAGGAACCAAGACAGTTACAGGAGATCACACGACAGCCAgtgccagagagagaagatgattGGTTTGTGTTGTTGGATGTTGTTCCCAGAGAAACATCTTATGTACCACCAG CTGCTGTTGTGGAGCATGTTCAAGTATCTCAAGAAGAGCGTGTCACTCTGGTCGAAATAACAACAGTtgaactgagagaaaaaagaatggAGGTTGTAGTCGAAGACATAGAAATGAAACAAGATCTAAGTCCCAAGCAAGAAATggtaccaccaccaccaccaccacctgtgagagagagagatgatgactGGTTTGTGCTACTGGATGTTCCCCCTAGAATTTCAACATTTGTACCACCAG TCACCAGGGAGGAATATGTTCAGGTTTATCCAGAAGAAAGCGTTTCTGCTGTGGTTGAAGTGAAAACAGAGACCAGGCAGGAGGTCATAGTTGAAGAGATCATGGTGCAGAAAGGGGAGGTCAAGAGGCAGATTACTCCACAGCAGCAAATATCCCCACcagtgacagaaagagatgATGACTGGTTTGTGCTGCTGGATGTTGTTCCCAGAGAAGTTTCCTATTCACCCCCAG TTTCTCAAGCAGTACCGTTCCAAGTTTATCCAGATGTCCTCCAACCTGTAACTGAAGTGAAAATCATAGAGCAGAAACCGGCGCTTGTTGTGCTGGAGCAGATTAGCCAGCAGCCTGCGCAGCCACTGCGTGAGAGAGATGATGACTGGTTTGCGCTGTTTGATGCTGTACGTGAGGAGACCATCATAGTACCACCAG TTGTTCCTGTTAAAACTGTTGAGGATGTGAGAAAGACCTTTGTGGCTGAAGTGACCACCACTGAGACTAGAGCATGGAAGAGCATGATAATTAGTGTGGACAGCAGGCAAGAAGAGACACGTCGATCTGAAACTAAAATGGTGCAAATTGCACCATtgtcagagagagaagatgattGGTTTGTCCTGTTTGACATCATCCGTGAAAAGCCTGTTGTCGTTCCACCAG TTGTTTCGGTTGAGCGTGTTCAAGATGTGGTGGCAGTCCTCAAGCCAAAACAAGAAGTCCTTGTAGAAGTTGTGAGACAGCCTCAGGTGGTAGTGGAGATAAAACCACCACAACCAAGAAAGGTGGATGATGACTGGTTTGTGCTCCTAGATGTTCCAGCTAAAACACCAG TGGCTGTGGCTGAACCATACCGTATGTATCCTGAGGTAAGGCCCCCTAAAGAGTTTGCAGCCATAGAGGTGAGAGCACAGAAGAGAGTTACTATAGTGGAGGAGAGGTGGCAACAGGAAATGATACTACAGCAGAGGCTACCTCAACAACTGAGAGAGGTGGAAGATGATTGGTTCATCCTTCTTGATGTGGCCCCTAAGAAATCAG TTGCTGTCCGTGAGCGCGCCCCGTTCTACTCTGACATAAGACGTGAGGTCAGAGTTCCAGCCACTGAGGCCAAAACCAAGATTGTTATTCCAGAGAGGAGACCACTGTTTGAGGAAAGGATCCTGGAGGAGAGACGTCCGTTTACACGTAGAGATGTCACAGATGATTGGTACATTCTGCTAGATGTTGACCTCAAGGAGTCAG TGGTGGGCATGCAGAAGGGCACCCGTCCAGTCAGCGCTCCAGTCTTCTCCCAGGCTGCCCTGGCAGAGGCAGGTATCCCTGTGGCCCTCGACCAACCCCAGACCTCCACTCCTATAAAGACCAGCCGCAAGGAGGAAAGAAAGCTGGAGGTCACTGTGGAAACTGTGGAGCCCCCAAAAACCGAGACTGCGGCTGAGGTCAAG CCAGCAGTGGGGAGGGACCAGAGAGAAGTAGCCTCTACACTGGTACCCACCATCAATGGGCACATTCAGCTTCAG TCTGAGGAGACGAGCACGGAGGCGGTGCGAATGCGCAAG aAAAGAGCTAAGAAAATTGAGGGTGACTCAATTTATATCAGACATAGCATTTTAATGTTGGAG GAGTTTGATAAGCCTCAGGAGGACCTGCTCAGGCATCATGCCAGTATCAGTGAGCTGAAGAGGAACTTCATGGAATCCGTCCCGGAGGCCAGGCCTAGCGAGTGGGATAAGCGCCTGTCCACACATTCTCCATTCCGCACCCTGGGGATCAACGGCCAGCCGCTGCCCAGTGCAGATGGG CCCCCTCTGGTGCAGACCCAGACAGTCACCATCACAGCTATCTCCAACTCCTTATCCAGTGACATCTCCACCACAGAAGTCCCTATCGTCCCGACCAAGACCATCACCTATGAGTCTTCAAAG GCAACAGTTGATGAGGCAGATGGGACCAAGGATGGCGCAACTCTGTCCAGCACCCGGACCTCTACCTCAGAAAGTACCAGTGGCACCACAgtcaccaccactaccactcaCATCTCCAAG GTAGTGAAAGGCGGATCTTCAGAGACTCGCGTAGAGAAGAGAATTGTCATAACAGCTGACTCTGAAGCTGACCAAGACCAG ggTAATGGCGGCGGTGCATCAGCAAAGTAA